The following are from one region of the Mycetohabitans rhizoxinica HKI 454 genome:
- a CDS encoding squalene/phytoene synthase family protein: MNIDDYCQQKAAPAGSSTYYALRQAPLTAQPLLTALYALHRELAESVSEVSDPAVGRAKLAWWQREFGALAQDAPTHPVTQAIARYYASTAPIEAFMTWLSGYQMDLDQARYLDFAGLRRYVEQVGAALASTVAGVTAREPTSLASWAPALGRALLLADIVERTGEDARRGRIYIPIDEMQRFGVTAADILHRRYGEGFTQLMSFQVERARRALTDALGAIPAVERRTQRVLRAQAAMSLALLRELEAEDYRVLHQRIALTPLRKLWIAWRTH; the protein is encoded by the coding sequence GTGAATATCGACGATTATTGCCAGCAAAAGGCGGCCCCGGCCGGATCCAGCACGTACTATGCGCTGCGGCAGGCGCCGTTGACCGCGCAGCCGTTGTTGACCGCGCTGTACGCATTGCATCGGGAATTGGCCGAAAGCGTCAGCGAAGTCAGTGATCCAGCCGTCGGGCGCGCCAAGCTCGCCTGGTGGCAACGCGAGTTCGGCGCCCTCGCACAGGACGCGCCAACCCATCCGGTGACGCAAGCCATCGCTCGCTATTACGCCAGCACGGCGCCGATCGAAGCGTTCATGACGTGGCTATCCGGTTACCAGATGGACCTGGATCAGGCACGCTATCTCGATTTCGCAGGGCTGCGCCGTTACGTGGAGCAGGTGGGCGCCGCATTGGCGAGTACCGTAGCCGGAGTGACCGCGCGCGAGCCGACCAGCCTGGCGTCATGGGCCCCGGCGCTCGGGCGGGCGTTGCTACTTGCCGATATCGTCGAGCGCACCGGCGAGGACGCACGGCGCGGCCGCATCTACATCCCGATCGACGAAATGCAGCGATTCGGCGTGACAGCCGCCGACATCCTGCATCGTCGCTACGGCGAAGGCTTCACGCAGTTAATGTCGTTTCAGGTCGAGCGTGCGCGTCGCGCGCTCACCGATGCGCTCGGCGCGATACCGGCCGTCGAGCGCCGGACGCAGCGTGTGCTCCGCGCACAAGCCGCCATGTCGTTGGCACTGCTGCGCGAACTCGAGGCGGAAGACTATCGCGTGCTGCATCAGCGCATCGCACTAACGCCGCTGCGCAAGTTGTGGATTGCCTGGCGCACGCACTGA